A region of Acidisarcina sp. DNA encodes the following proteins:
- a CDS encoding alpha/beta family hydrolase: MTTTHIGSAQLRSVELRGPAGRLEALLNAGREDAPYCVLVCHPHPLGGGTLHNKVVFHTMKAFQSFGLPVLRFNFRGTGLSEGTHDDGRGERDDVRTALDWLDHEFARPILFAGFSFGAAVGLEACCGDPRVKGLVGLGLPVHAEGRDYTYGFLPHCTQPKLFVSGSRDQYGPKDGVEAVVHTAAPPVQLVWIEGADHFFTGKLDALQAAIRTWLESNFALGDKGATPELGSR; the protein is encoded by the coding sequence ATGACGACGACTCACATCGGTTCGGCTCAATTGCGCTCGGTAGAGCTTCGAGGCCCCGCGGGGCGGCTGGAGGCGTTGCTCAACGCTGGCCGCGAAGATGCCCCTTATTGCGTGCTGGTCTGCCACCCCCACCCCCTGGGCGGCGGCACCCTGCACAACAAGGTCGTCTTTCATACGATGAAGGCATTTCAATCCTTCGGACTTCCCGTCCTGCGCTTCAACTTTCGCGGTACCGGCCTGAGCGAGGGGACGCACGATGATGGGCGCGGCGAACGGGATGACGTCCGGACTGCGCTGGACTGGCTGGATCACGAGTTTGCGCGGCCGATTCTCTTCGCGGGATTCTCCTTCGGCGCCGCGGTTGGCCTGGAGGCGTGTTGTGGCGACCCGCGGGTCAAGGGTCTCGTGGGGCTGGGCCTGCCGGTCCACGCCGAGGGCCGCGACTACACGTACGGGTTCCTCCCCCACTGTACGCAACCGAAGCTCTTCGTTAGCGGAAGCCGCGACCAGTACGGGCCGAAGGATGGCGTGGAGGCGGTGGTCCATACCGCTGCTCCCCCCGTCCAATTGGTATGGATCGAGGGTGCCGATCACTTCTTTACCGGCAAGCTGGATGCGCTGCAAGCGGCGATCCGCACCTGGCTGGAATCGAACTTTGCTCTCGGAGATAAGGGCGCCACGCCTGAATTGGGGAGTCGATGA